The sequence below is a genomic window from Mycobacterium sp. ITM-2016-00316.
CAGATAGAGATGGTAGGCATTGGACAGAACCGCCTGTGCACCAAGGTCTTTCATGGTTTCCGGCAGCACCGCCTTGACGGTGGCCGCGGTGCCGACCGCGATGAACGCCGGGGTCTGGATATCACCGTGGGGCGTGTGGATGGTGCCGACCCGCCCGGACCGCCCGGGCAGTTCGGCCTGTACCTCGAAGAACGGCTCACTCACCGGGACATTCAACCAAGACGACATTCAACAAAGACACAGTGGCCCGCCCCGCTCCGGCCGTACATTCGTTGCATGAGAATCGGAGCGTTGGCCCTGATCGCGGGGACCGTGGCAACGTGCGCGGCGTGTTCGTCGGAACCAAAGGCCGCCCCACTGCCCGAGGGCGTGCTCGCCGCAGGCACCGCACAGATCACCGTCGACGGCCGCGATGGCGGCACCACCCACGAGGTGCAGTGTTCGTCGATGGGCTTCCAGACCGCCATCACCACCGGCAACCGGACCTCGGGCACGACAGCGCTGGTCTCCGGCGGCGACGAGCTCACCGCCGAGTCCGTCGGCATTCGTGACCTCGCCGGTTTCACCGGCAGCTACAACGCGGGTCTGGGCGAACCGCCCGCCGAGGTCACCATGACGGGCCCGACCTTCGTCATCTCCGGAACGGCGACGGGCTTTCGCACCGACGCGGCCAGTTTCACCGCCGACGGCACGTTCATCCTGCGGGTGTCGTGCTGATCGGTCATGGCCAGACGACATTTTCGCGCAATTCGATGACTACGGGTCCGGCGGCGCACATACTGCTGAGGTTCATCCGGCGATCTTGATTGATCGCACAACCTAAGGAGATCAGTGGTGAAGCGTGGCTTCGTAGTTGCCGTGAGTAGTGCGGCGCTCCTCATCGCCGGCTTGTCCGGCTGTTCCTCGGACGACAAATCCTCATCCAGCAGTGCCTCTTCGGAGACGAGTGCAGCCGTCACGTCGGAGGAGACGGCAGCATCCGCAACCGAATCGCCCACCGCCGCCACCGGGTCGGGTACCACCAGGGTCGTCATCGACGGCGCAGAGCAGTCCGTCAACGGCAGCATCGTGTGCGCGGCCATGGGCGGCAACGTCAACATCGCCATCGGTGAGGCCACTACAGGCATCGCCGCCGTCGTCAGCGAGGGCGACGCCCCCACCGTCACCTCGGTGGGTCTGGGCAACGTCAACGGAGTGACCCTCGGCTACGCCGCCGGTGCGGGTGGCGAGGCGAAGGCCGAGAAGGACGGCAACACCTACAAGATCACCGGGACCGCCACGGGCATCGACATGGCCAACCCGATGACACCGGTGAACAAGCCCTTCGAGATCGAGGTCACCTGCCCCTGACCGGGGTCAGACGAGCGACGGCGGCATCCTTGTCCGGGGGTGCCGCCGTTCTCGTCTCAGGCGGTGTAGCCGGCGGCCGATTCGCGCAGCTGCCAGATCTGCGCCGGGCACAGCTCATTGACCGCCTGATTGATCAGGTATCCGGCCTGGTAGTAGTCGCTGGTGTGGAAATCGACCTTGAGCTGGTCGACCAACTGGGCATAGGGCATCTTGGCGGCCACCCGGTCACAGACGGTCTGGCCGTACGCGATCGCCACGTCCCCGTTGGGGAAGTTGTACCCGGGCCGCACGTGCACGTTGACCAGATAGGCCACCACATCGGCGCCGGCCGCGGGGGCCGCCGTGGTGGCAAGTCCGCCGAGGCCCGCCGAGACCGCGGCCGCCGCGACAATTCCCCGTAAAACCTTCATGCGGGCTGACTCTAATCCCCCGCCGGTGCGAACGCGGCAAATCTCCTCTGCTCGCTGCAATACCGGGGTACGGTCCTTTTCGTCGAGGGGGCATACATGGCCGGATCACGGCTCAGAACGCTCACGACGGGCCTGTTCGCCGTCGTGGTATCGATCGCGCTCGTCTGCGGCCAGGCGATCGGGGCCAACGGCTTCGGTCCGTTGGTGGGGCTGGTCAACACCGTCATCGGCATCGGCGGCAGCAGCGACCCGGTGTCCGAGCGCCTGCCCGCCAAGCTGAGCAACACCATCGTGCAGCCCGGAGACACCTACATCGGCACCGAGTATCCGGCGTCGCTCAACCTCGATCGCAGCGTGCGCATCGGCATGCCGGTGCTGCACCAGCAGCTGGTCACGACCTCCGGGAAGGTGCTCGTCGCGGGCTACTCGCTGGGCGCCCTGCTGGCCGAGCAGCTCAAACGGGACGTCGCGGAGTCCGATGCGCCGCCGTCACCGCTGGACCTCAGCTTCCTGCAGATCGCCACCCCGTTCGTCCCGAACGGGGGCATCTTCGCGCGGTTCCCCGGCATCGCGATCCCGGATGTGGTCTCGCCGATGGGGCCGGGGCAGGCGACGCAGTACGACACCACCTACGTGGTCAACGAGTACGACCTGTGGGGCGACTTTCCCGCGTACTTCAATCCGGTGGCGATCCTGAACGCCGTGCTCGGCCACGAATACGCCCACGTCGACAACTGGTACGACGCGGTGGACCCGACCGCGGAGGCCAATCACGTCAAGGTGGTGACCAATTCCGCCGGCGGGACCGACACCTACATCCTGGTGCCGGCGTCCCGGTTGCCGCTGCTCGCTCCGCTGCGTGACATGGCCTATCACCTGGGGGTGTCGGCGGCCGCAGAACGACTGCTGGGTGCGATCGAGCCGTTGCTGCGGATCATCGTCGACATGGGCTACACCGATCGACTGAACCTGAACCCCGAAGTGCGCAAGCCTTTTTCGTTGTTCACCCCGCCGCACAAGATCGTCGAGGCGCTGAACGCGGTCCCCGGTGCGGTGCGCGAAGGCCTGGAGAATCTGCTGGGCATCACGCGCAACCCGGCCGCTCCCGCGGTAGCGCCACCGGCCGCCGCGGCGGCCGTGCAACCGGCCTCGCAGCCCGAGTCCGCGGTGCAGAGCGAGGCGCCTCCCGAGGCTGAAGCGACCTCCGACGACGACGAGTTGGAGGCGCCGCCGTCGGCAAGGAAGACCCCCGGCAGACCCGTCGTCACCCTGCGCGACGGACCGCGGAGCACGTTCGGCGGGAACCGGACCGGTCCGAAGACCGCACAGTCACCGGCCCGCTCGCAGAAGTCCGGTCAGGACACCCGCGACGCCGGCGCGGAGGCGGCCTGACGCCGCTGACGGCGGCGTAGCCGCGCCAGCAACACCCGGCGGTGCACCTCGAACGACAACGACAGCGGGTCACGCCATGTCACGTTGTTACCCATAGTTTCTCAACTGTCGCACACGTCACGCGCCAACGCAGTTGACGCGCCCCGTGTTTGACCAATGTCACCGACGAAAAGAACTGCCGGTGAACGGTTTTCAAGCGACAGACGAACGCGGTTCGACGGCCGGGCTACGCGGATCGATCAAAATCTTGGCCTGTGATTCCGGGTCCCCGAGCGCCTGGAACGCCGCCGCCACCCCGCCCAGGCCGACCCTGCCGGTGACCAGAGCCGACGCATCGACCTTGCCATCGGCCAGCAGGTACAGCGCGTCCCGGAATTCCAAGGGTGTATAGCCGAAGACGAACCGCAGATCGATCTCCTTACCGTTGGCCATCGCCGGCCGCAGCCGGTCATCACCCATGCAGACCCCGACCACGATGACCTTGCTGGCCACGGGTGCGGCGGCGATGGCGCCGTCGATCATGCCGGGCACCCCGACGCATTCGAAGATGACCGGGCTTTTCGGTCCGGCCGCACCCAGCTTGTCCGCGAGCCGGTAGAGATGGGCCCAGCCCGGAACCCTGCGCAACTTCTCCATCGAGCTCATACCGAGTTCGTAGAGATCGGGGGCCGCGGTGATGACACCCTTCTTTTCGGCGGCCCGGTCATACGGCGAGTCGCGCGCCGGATCGACCACCACGTGGGCGCCACAGCGCGCGGCAAGGGCGCGGCGGGTCGGCGAGTAGTCGCTGGCGATGACGGTGGCCACGCCCATGGCCTTGAGGTGACAGATGACGGCCAGCCCGACCGGTCCGCAGCCGATCACGACGGCGGTGTCCCGGCGCCCGATATCGCTGCGCCGGACCGCGTGCAGCGCCACGGCCATCGGTTCGGTCAGCGCGGCGGTGTCGACGTCCAGACCGTTGGGCACCACGAAACTCATGGCGGCCTCGCCGAGTACCTGCTCGGCATAGCCGCCCGGCGCCAAGGGTGACAGCCCCGTCAGATGCACGCCACCGTTTGCCCGCAGTAGCGGAAAGGACACCACCGTGGTCCCGACCTTGAATTCTTTGGCGACACCGGGTCCGCGCTCGGCGACTTCGCCGCAGAATTCGTGGCCCATCACCACCGGGGTATCCCCGCGCATGAAATCGGGGTATCCGACCGCGTCCATCACCTCGGTCAGCTCGTCGGCGTGGTCCTTGGCGTGCAGGTCGGACCCGCAAATACCGCATCGCCGCACGTCGAGCAGCAACTGCCCGCGGGCCGGCTGCGGGGTGGGGATCTCGACCACGGACAGTTCGCCGGACAGACAACTGACAGCCTTCATAAGTATTTCCCTTCGTCAGTATCTGAGTATGGCGGTCTGATGAAACCACCCGCGTAGCTTTCGCCCGTGTCAATAATCAGGCAGGATGGTGTTTGCTTCTTTTTCAGCGTCAGGGGATTTTATGGAACGGCTGCCGATATGGGTGAGTGCCGGGCTGTTGTCGGCCGGTGTCTCGGCGGCGGTTCTCGCCGGCGCGGGCGTGGCGCTCGCCGACGACTCGACGACCGGATCCGGATCGGAGTCGGCGTCCGACTCGTCCCCCGCGGCGGGTGGCAACCAGCCTGAGAGCCCCTCGGATGAGGCCACACCCGACACCTCGCCAGACGTCGAGGCCGAGGTCGAGGCGCCCGAGATACCCGGCGAAGACGCCCTCAGCGACACACCGAAGAAAAAGAAGAACCTGACTGCGCGCACCGACGCGATGACGGCTCTCCGGCCGCGCTCGGCGCCGATGACCGCGAGTGCACCCGAGCGGACGATGACGGTCCCCGCCGAGACCGTGGTGGCCACGCCGACCCTGTCGACGCCCACCGTCTCGACGCCCGCGGTCACCGATATCAGTGCCGGCGGCGCGGCCGCCGTCGCGAAGATCGCCGCGCAGCCGAGTGCGTCACTGGCGCTGGCCGCACCGGAAGCCGCCGCACCCGTGCAGGCCGCGGCTGCGTCACCCCCGAATCTGATCCGCTGGCTGCAGGGCGTGACGGACCGGATCACCAGCGGCATCGGCTCCTTGGTGTTCAACTCGCTGCAGGCGCTGGAGGCACTGATCACCGGCCCCCCGGTGCTGCCCCCGAACAGCACCGTGACGGTGCGCAACTCAACGATCCTGCTGTCCACCGGACAGCGGGTGAAGGCGAATTGGTACTACCCCGAGGGCGATGTGGTGCCGGAGAAGCTGATCGTGTTGCAGCACGGTTTCTTCGCACTCGGCCCGATGTACAGCTTCACCGCGGCCAACCTCGCCGCGTCGACCGGAGCCATTGTGGTCACCCCGACGATCTCGTCGAATCCCTTTGCCGGTGACGACAACTGGATCAACGGTGACGGGATGGCCGCGGCCATCGCAGACCTGTTCGTCGGTGACCGGACGGCGCTGACCGACAGCGCGCTCGCCGCGGGATTCGCCACCCGGTACGGGCTGGACCCGGCGGACGCGAAGCTGCCCGAGAAGTTCGGCCTGGCGGGTCATTCGGCCGGCGGTGGCCTGGTTGCCGCGGTCGCCGGGTACCTCGTCGACAACGGCGCCGCCGACGATCTGGTCGGGGTGATCACCCTGGACGGTGTGCCCAGCGGCAACACGATGCCGGTCGCGCTGCGCAAGTTGCAGGCCTATGAGGACGAGACCGGCCGCTATATCCCGGTCCGCGAGATCGGCGCGCCCCGCAACGCCTTCAACTTCATCAGCACCCTCAAAGCGGACCTGAACGCGGCGCGCCCCGGCCGGTTCAACGGTGTGGTGCTCGCCGGTGGCGTGCACATGGACTCGATGCAGGGCGGCAACGCACTCATCCAGTTCGGCGCCCAGTTGTTGGCGGGTTTCCCGCAGCCGCAGAACCCGCCGGCCGTCGGTGAGTTGTCCGCCGACTGGTTCAACGACTGGTTCGCCGGTGACACCGACAACGGCGACGAACTCGTGCCCGGGTCGACGTTGCCGATCAGCACACCCAAGGGAACGGCCCAGGGCACGGTGATCGGGTCCGCGGTGCCGGCAGGCAGGTTCGTCACCGTCGCGGTCTGAGGATCAGCTCGACTGCCGCTTCGCCTTCTCGGCGGAGGCGAGTTGTTCGACGCGGTCGGCCTGCCTACGCTTGTCGGTGGCCTCGGTGCGCTTGGACGTCGCGTCGGCCATCGCGGCCTTCGGAGTCTCCATGGCCTTCTTCTCGGCCGCTTTGATGCGGTTCCGCTCCTGTTGTTCAGCGGTTCGGACCGCCTCGGACTTACGGGCCGCGGCATCGTCGGCCTGTTTCTTGGCCGCCGCGGTATGGGCCCGGGCTTCCTCGGCGGCGGACTGTTTGCGCTCGTCGGCGTTGCGCTGAGCGTCGTTGACCTTCTGCTCCCGGTCCGCACGCGCCTGCTTCTGGTCCTCCATCGCCTGTTCCCGCCTGGCGTGCAGGGTGGTGTCGGCCTGCTCCTCGATCTGGGCCGCCTTCGCGTCGAGCCGTGAGGCCCTGACCAGTGCGTCGCCGCGCTCGGTCAAGGCGGTCCCGCGGGCTTCCAGATCCGGGTCACGCAGCACGCGACCGACGGTGGAATCCAACTGGCCGAGGGTGCGCTCGTAGAACAGCCGCGCCGGAGCCTCGGGGTCCAGCCGGTCGGCCATTCGATCCTGGATCAACTGCAACGGGTAGCGGACGATCTGATACTGCGCGCGCCAGAGCGCGAAGGGTATTGCGGTGATCTGCATGGTCATCTCCTGGGTGGTGACGGTGTTCAGGACAGGTCTTCTGAGGTGAGGGCCTCGGCGCGCTGACGAGCGCGCTCTGCTGCCTCGCGGGTGTCGTCGGCCTTCTGGGCCTCTGAGCGGTGATCATCAATCGCCTCGACAACCTCGTCGGCCGCGCCTTCGATCTGCTCGCGCGCTTCGGTTTTCGCCTGGCGCACCTGGCTCAGCGCCGTCGCCGAGGCACTGCGGTTCTTCGCCGCCAGCTTCTGGCCTTCCGCGTTCTCGGCCGCATGCTTTTCTGCCTCCTGCCGGATGTGCACGGCGTTCTCGACCGCGGCGGCTTCCTTGGCCACACCGGCACGCTCGGAAGCCCCGGCCGTCTGAACCTCCGCGGCCTGCCGCCGCGCCTGTTCGGCCTCGGCGTCGGCAACGGCCTCGACGCTGTTGGCCTCTTTGCGCTCCGCGGCCTGCGTCTGCTCGAGTTGCCCTTCAGCAGTGAGTGAGTCGTTGCCGGTGACGGCTCCGAAGACCTCTTTCGCCTTGCCCTTCACCGAATCGATCAGCCCTTTGCGGGCCTGGTCAGCCTTGTTGTGTTCGCTCATCTG
It includes:
- a CDS encoding PE-PPE domain-containing protein, producing the protein MAGSRLRTLTTGLFAVVVSIALVCGQAIGANGFGPLVGLVNTVIGIGGSSDPVSERLPAKLSNTIVQPGDTYIGTEYPASLNLDRSVRIGMPVLHQQLVTTSGKVLVAGYSLGALLAEQLKRDVAESDAPPSPLDLSFLQIATPFVPNGGIFARFPGIAIPDVVSPMGPGQATQYDTTYVVNEYDLWGDFPAYFNPVAILNAVLGHEYAHVDNWYDAVDPTAEANHVKVVTNSAGGTDTYILVPASRLPLLAPLRDMAYHLGVSAAAERLLGAIEPLLRIIVDMGYTDRLNLNPEVRKPFSLFTPPHKIVEALNAVPGAVREGLENLLGITRNPAAPAVAPPAAAAAVQPASQPESAVQSEAPPEAEATSDDDELEAPPSARKTPGRPVVTLRDGPRSTFGGNRTGPKTAQSPARSQKSGQDTRDAGAEAA
- a CDS encoding alpha/beta hydrolase, which encodes MERLPIWVSAGLLSAGVSAAVLAGAGVALADDSTTGSGSESASDSSPAAGGNQPESPSDEATPDTSPDVEAEVEAPEIPGEDALSDTPKKKKNLTARTDAMTALRPRSAPMTASAPERTMTVPAETVVATPTLSTPTVSTPAVTDISAGGAAAVAKIAAQPSASLALAAPEAAAPVQAAAASPPNLIRWLQGVTDRITSGIGSLVFNSLQALEALITGPPVLPPNSTVTVRNSTILLSTGQRVKANWYYPEGDVVPEKLIVLQHGFFALGPMYSFTAANLAASTGAIVVTPTISSNPFAGDDNWINGDGMAAAIADLFVGDRTALTDSALAAGFATRYGLDPADAKLPEKFGLAGHSAGGGLVAAVAGYLVDNGAADDLVGVITLDGVPSGNTMPVALRKLQAYEDETGRYIPVREIGAPRNAFNFISTLKADLNAARPGRFNGVVLAGGVHMDSMQGGNALIQFGAQLLAGFPQPQNPPAVGELSADWFNDWFAGDTDNGDELVPGSTLPISTPKGTAQGTVIGSAVPAGRFVTVAV
- a CDS encoding lipoprotein LpqH; protein product: MRIGALALIAGTVATCAACSSEPKAAPLPEGVLAAGTAQITVDGRDGGTTHEVQCSSMGFQTAITTGNRTSGTTALVSGGDELTAESVGIRDLAGFTGSYNAGLGEPPAEVTMTGPTFVISGTATGFRTDAASFTADGTFILRVSC
- a CDS encoding CsbD family protein, with product MSEHNKADQARKGLIDSVKGKAKEVFGAVTGNDSLTAEGQLEQTQAAERKEANSVEAVADAEAEQARRQAAEVQTAGASERAGVAKEAAAVENAVHIRQEAEKHAAENAEGQKLAAKNRSASATALSQVRQAKTEAREQIEGAADEVVEAIDDHRSEAQKADDTREAAERARQRAEALTSEDLS
- a CDS encoding lipoprotein LpqH, yielding MKRGFVVAVSSAALLIAGLSGCSSDDKSSSSSASSETSAAVTSEETAASATESPTAATGSGTTRVVIDGAEQSVNGSIVCAAMGGNVNIAIGEATTGIAAVVSEGDAPTVTSVGLGNVNGVTLGYAAGAGGEAKAEKDGNTYKITGTATGIDMANPMTPVNKPFEIEVTCP
- a CDS encoding DUF732 domain-containing protein, whose product is MKVLRGIVAAAAVSAGLGGLATTAAPAAGADVVAYLVNVHVRPGYNFPNGDVAIAYGQTVCDRVAAKMPYAQLVDQLKVDFHTSDYYQAGYLINQAVNELCPAQIWQLRESAAGYTA
- a CDS encoding zinc-binding dehydrogenase, which translates into the protein MKAVSCLSGELSVVEIPTPQPARGQLLLDVRRCGICGSDLHAKDHADELTEVMDAVGYPDFMRGDTPVVMGHEFCGEVAERGPGVAKEFKVGTTVVSFPLLRANGGVHLTGLSPLAPGGYAEQVLGEAAMSFVVPNGLDVDTAALTEPMAVALHAVRRSDIGRRDTAVVIGCGPVGLAVICHLKAMGVATVIASDYSPTRRALAARCGAHVVVDPARDSPYDRAAEKKGVITAAPDLYELGMSSMEKLRRVPGWAHLYRLADKLGAAGPKSPVIFECVGVPGMIDGAIAAAPVASKVIVVGVCMGDDRLRPAMANGKEIDLRFVFGYTPLEFRDALYLLADGKVDASALVTGRVGLGGVAAAFQALGDPESQAKILIDPRSPAVEPRSSVA
- a CDS encoding IF2 family translation initiation factor, which encodes MQITAIPFALWRAQYQIVRYPLQLIQDRMADRLDPEAPARLFYERTLGQLDSTVGRVLRDPDLEARGTALTERGDALVRASRLDAKAAQIEEQADTTLHARREQAMEDQKQARADREQKVNDAQRNADERKQSAAEEARAHTAAAKKQADDAAARKSEAVRTAEQQERNRIKAAEKKAMETPKAAMADATSKRTEATDKRRQADRVEQLASAEKAKRQSS